A single region of the Cronobacter condimenti 1330 genome encodes:
- a CDS encoding DUF3999 family protein: MKRIWVAAIWALAATCTATEGSSRAESPQDYARGAELAVEGASPWYRLPLPAMVYEESAWPDLRDLRVFNSQGASLPFALETTTPPAPAPQRAPLTVYKLNAQPLKPDSANSQPAVLLTSPSGVQIRMENPPEATLSDSWLIPLGEGNEARALTQLRLAWPAQAHGWQARIDVFSSETMRDWQTEITDAPLMDLTSGDQRLLQDKVDFRDGLMLSGAKYLLIVVKNASAPLDFTAATGQWQAPHPQPLRMSLTALAERESDNSAVYHWPRPQPFDALTLRPSKENAVVPVEIEYRSGENMAWKPLVRTVLYRLPDRPAVTLALQGELISALRVRAINQRIGEVFPEVTGERDEKTLVFNAQGSGPFLLAWGNGAAAPQALAINTLVPGQRNLETLPYAQAVKMVALGGEARLTAKDAGVQRNQFYTWLIWAVLVAGAAGLMLLAWRLWREIRSEKAQ; this comes from the coding sequence ATGAAACGAATCTGGGTTGCCGCCATCTGGGCGCTGGCCGCCACATGCACGGCAACGGAAGGCTCTTCGCGAGCCGAAAGCCCGCAGGACTATGCACGCGGCGCGGAGCTGGCCGTCGAAGGGGCGTCGCCCTGGTATCGACTGCCGCTGCCAGCAATGGTGTATGAGGAGAGCGCCTGGCCGGATCTGCGCGACCTTCGCGTGTTTAACTCGCAGGGCGCAAGCCTGCCTTTCGCGCTGGAAACCACCACGCCGCCTGCGCCTGCGCCGCAACGTGCGCCGTTAACGGTATATAAGCTTAACGCGCAGCCGCTCAAGCCTGACAGCGCCAACAGCCAACCTGCGGTGCTGTTGACCTCGCCGTCCGGCGTGCAGATCCGCATGGAAAACCCGCCTGAGGCGACGCTCAGCGACAGTTGGCTTATTCCGCTCGGCGAGGGTAACGAGGCGCGAGCGCTGACGCAGTTGCGTCTGGCATGGCCCGCGCAGGCTCACGGCTGGCAGGCGCGTATTGATGTATTCAGCAGCGAGACGATGCGCGACTGGCAGACAGAGATAACCGACGCGCCGCTGATGGATTTAACGTCCGGCGACCAGCGGCTCCTGCAGGATAAGGTCGATTTCCGCGACGGTTTGATGCTCTCTGGCGCGAAATATCTGCTGATAGTGGTGAAAAACGCCAGTGCGCCGCTTGATTTTACGGCAGCGACCGGACAGTGGCAGGCGCCACACCCGCAGCCGCTGCGTATGTCGCTAACGGCACTGGCGGAAAGAGAATCAGATAACTCGGCGGTATATCACTGGCCACGCCCACAGCCCTTCGATGCGCTGACGCTGCGCCCCTCGAAGGAAAACGCCGTTGTGCCGGTGGAAATTGAGTACCGCAGCGGTGAAAACATGGCGTGGAAACCCCTCGTCCGTACGGTGCTTTATCGCCTGCCGGACCGCCCGGCGGTGACGCTGGCGCTGCAAGGAGAACTGATCTCTGCGCTGCGGGTGCGGGCCATCAATCAGCGTATCGGCGAAGTGTTTCCGGAAGTGACGGGCGAACGTGACGAAAAAACGCTGGTGTTTAACGCCCAGGGAAGCGGGCCGTTCCTGCTCGCCTGGGGCAACGGCGCAGCGGCACCGCAGGCGCTGGCGATAAATACGCTGGTGCCGGGGCAACGCAATCTGGAGACGTTGCCTTACGCACAAGCGGTGAAAATGGTAGCGCTGGGCGGCGAGGCGCGGCTCACTGCGAAGGATGCTGGCGTGCAGCGTAATCAGTTTTATACCTGGCTTATCTGGGCCGTGTTGGTGGCGGGCGCTGCCGGGCTGATGTTGCTCGCCTGGCGACTGTGGCGCGAGATTCGCAGCGAAAAGGCACAATAA
- the tgt gene encoding tRNA guanosine(34) transglycosylase Tgt, translated as MKFELDTTDGRARRGRLVFDRGVVETPAFMPVGTYGTVKGMTPEEVEATGAQIILGNTFHLWLRPGQEIMKLHGDLHDFMQWKGPILTDSGGFQVFSLGDIRKITEQGVHFRNPINGDPIFLDPEKSMEIQFDLGSDIVMIFDECTPYPADWDYAKRSMEMSLRWAKRSRDRFDSLGNKNALFGIIQGSVYEDLRDISVKGLVEIGFDGYAVGGLAVGEPKEDMHRILEHVCPQIPADKPRYLMGVGKPEDLVEGVRRGIDMFDCVMPTRNARNGHLFVTEGVVKIRNAKYKSDTAPLDSECDCYTCRNYSRAYLHHLDRCNEILGARLNTIHNLRHYQRLMAGLRKAIEEGKLEHFVADFYQRQGRPVPPLNVD; from the coding sequence GTGAAATTTGAACTTGATACGACCGATGGCCGCGCGCGTCGCGGCCGCCTGGTATTTGATCGTGGCGTGGTGGAAACCCCCGCGTTTATGCCTGTTGGCACCTATGGCACCGTAAAAGGCATGACGCCGGAAGAAGTGGAAGCCACCGGCGCGCAGATTATCCTCGGCAATACCTTCCATCTCTGGCTGCGTCCTGGCCAGGAAATCATGAAGCTGCACGGCGACCTGCACGATTTTATGCAGTGGAAAGGCCCGATCCTGACCGATTCCGGCGGCTTCCAGGTCTTCAGCCTCGGTGATATTCGTAAAATCACCGAGCAGGGCGTGCATTTCCGCAATCCGATCAACGGCGATCCGATTTTCCTCGATCCGGAAAAATCGATGGAGATCCAGTTCGATCTCGGTTCTGACATTGTCATGATCTTCGACGAATGCACGCCGTACCCGGCAGACTGGGATTATGCAAAGCGCTCAATGGAAATGTCTCTGCGCTGGGCGAAGCGTAGCCGCGACCGCTTTGATAGCCTCGGTAATAAAAACGCGCTGTTCGGGATTATTCAGGGCAGTGTTTACGAAGATTTACGCGATATCTCGGTTAAAGGTCTGGTAGAGATAGGCTTTGATGGCTACGCTGTCGGCGGCCTGGCTGTCGGCGAGCCGAAGGAAGATATGCACCGCATTCTGGAACATGTCTGCCCGCAGATCCCGGCAGACAAACCGCGATACCTGATGGGCGTGGGCAAGCCGGAAGATCTGGTCGAAGGTGTGCGTCGCGGCATCGATATGTTCGACTGCGTTATGCCGACACGTAACGCCCGCAACGGCCATCTTTTCGTCACCGAAGGCGTGGTGAAAATCCGCAACGCGAAGTACAAAAGCGATACGGCGCCGCTGGATTCTGAGTGTGATTGCTATACCTGTCGCAATTATTCACGCGCCTACTTGCATCATCTTGATCGTTGCAACGAAATACTGGGCGCGCGGCTCAATACCATTCATAACCTTCGTCACTATCAGCGCTTAATGGCTGGTTTACGCAAGGCTATCGAAGAGGGTAAATTAGAGCACTTCGTCGCGGATTTCTACCAACGTCAGGGGCGGCCGGTGCCACCGTTGAACGTTGATTAA
- a CDS encoding DUF2339 domain-containing protein, which produces MDEIFVFAALIALFCVVVVPVLAIMAFRRSARNETELQRLRERIAMLETRLADAPAMPVAAFVESPASVEAPAPIARSAAAVTPEAVPEAAPKAAIDTPRVWSQAVRNTPGETHRASAPRRQKPERGDAAAGGMLTSLVRWFMQGNPLAKIGVILLFLGLSFLLRYSVERDMLPLELRVAGAGVAGLVLLAVGWRLRRKAPLYALILQGGAVGALYITIFGAFRLWQMLPMPLAFVLMLTVCAASVALAVLQRALSLAMLASLGGYLAPLLLSTGSGNHIALFSFYLLLSVGIAAVSVWQHWRELNLLGLLFTFGVAGLWGMSGYHPDEWLSCQLFLIANIVLFGVVCVALSLRSQQQKKIVDGVLLFVPPLVGFAMQYVITRHWTYGPAFSALGFGLVYLLLARVALRRYPHQGRILAMGGLALGGAFVTLAIPLALSARWTALAWALEGLGLLWFGMQQAQRRMSYSGSALLVLAAVSAVYAWLDGIALLNAAFISAVLALCWLAGGFLWRGPQPLLSRIHLGGGVAFWLIALMQAARWITFDISVGFACVLALLTLSVMLWRSLARKTAWPDLGFTVWLLWPGMALMLLYHLVIDGALVLAGWHSLVWCLALPCALWLLHRDGATLPARLQQGLHLTLFWMLLLATGMETWWFTDSLPWGSEAWQAGIILAVSAIIVLVVNQAIRRGWWPCAQWPALYGGPGLAPVAPVLGLLLLVDNLMDGVAIHWPYLPLINPLELGAGFGLMALLVWWRLLIRFWASRLQQVQPWAPLAWFALLFWWGNGLVLRTLAWAGDIPWQTDALWTSRLVQTTFALLWMLLALLVMVSATRKGARQAWFCGAGLLGVVIVKLMLVDSAGGGGLARAVAFIGVAVLVLIVGYFSPLPPKAAQPGNVRQGEAG; this is translated from the coding sequence ATGGATGAGATTTTTGTTTTTGCTGCTCTGATTGCCCTCTTTTGCGTGGTCGTGGTGCCGGTGCTGGCTATCATGGCGTTCAGGCGTAGCGCGCGTAACGAAACCGAACTGCAGCGCCTGCGCGAGCGGATTGCGATGCTTGAAACGCGGCTGGCGGACGCGCCCGCCATGCCTGTCGCGGCTTTCGTCGAATCGCCTGCATCTGTTGAAGCGCCTGCACCGATAGCGCGTTCTGCCGCCGCAGTAACGCCAGAAGCTGTGCCTGAGGCAGCGCCGAAAGCCGCGATCGACACGCCACGGGTCTGGTCTCAGGCGGTGCGCAACACGCCCGGTGAGACCCATCGCGCTTCAGCGCCGCGCCGTCAGAAACCTGAACGTGGCGATGCCGCGGCAGGCGGAATGCTGACAAGCCTCGTGCGCTGGTTTATGCAGGGCAATCCGCTCGCCAAGATCGGCGTGATCCTGCTCTTTTTAGGGCTCTCCTTCCTTTTGCGCTACAGCGTCGAGCGCGACATGCTGCCGCTTGAGTTGCGCGTTGCAGGTGCAGGCGTGGCAGGGCTTGTGCTGCTGGCGGTCGGCTGGCGGCTGCGCCGCAAAGCGCCGCTGTATGCGCTCATTTTGCAGGGCGGCGCGGTGGGCGCGCTCTATATCACTATTTTCGGCGCGTTCCGGCTCTGGCAGATGTTACCGATGCCGCTCGCGTTTGTGTTGATGCTTACCGTGTGCGCCGCAAGCGTCGCCCTGGCCGTACTGCAACGCGCGCTGAGCCTCGCGATGCTCGCGAGCCTCGGCGGTTATCTCGCGCCGCTGCTGCTTTCCACCGGTAGCGGCAACCACATTGCCCTCTTTTCGTTCTACCTGTTGCTGTCGGTGGGCATCGCTGCGGTGAGCGTCTGGCAGCACTGGCGCGAACTGAACCTGCTGGGGCTGCTCTTTACCTTCGGCGTGGCGGGGCTGTGGGGTATGAGCGGCTATCATCCGGACGAGTGGCTGAGCTGCCAGCTATTTTTGATAGCCAATATTGTGCTTTTTGGCGTCGTCTGCGTGGCGCTGTCGCTGCGCTCGCAGCAGCAGAAAAAAATCGTCGATGGCGTGCTGCTGTTTGTTCCGCCGCTGGTTGGGTTCGCAATGCAGTATGTGATAACCCGCCACTGGACCTATGGCCCGGCGTTTTCGGCGCTGGGTTTCGGGCTGGTTTATCTGCTGCTGGCCCGCGTTGCGTTGCGCCGCTACCCGCATCAAGGGCGGATACTGGCGATGGGCGGGCTGGCGCTTGGCGGCGCGTTTGTTACGCTTGCCATTCCGCTGGCGTTGTCCGCTCGCTGGACGGCGCTCGCCTGGGCGCTCGAAGGGCTGGGATTGTTGTGGTTTGGCATGCAGCAGGCCCAGCGGCGTATGAGCTACAGCGGCAGCGCATTGTTGGTGCTGGCGGCGGTCAGCGCCGTTTACGCCTGGCTTGACGGCATCGCATTGCTGAATGCGGCGTTTATCAGTGCGGTGCTGGCGCTCTGCTGGCTGGCGGGTGGTTTCCTGTGGCGTGGGCCGCAGCCGTTGTTGAGCCGGATACACCTTGGTGGCGGCGTCGCGTTCTGGCTTATCGCGTTGATGCAGGCGGCGCGCTGGATAACATTTGATATTTCTGTGGGATTCGCCTGTGTGCTCGCTCTGCTGACGCTCTCCGTCATGCTCTGGCGCAGCCTCGCGCGCAAAACGGCATGGCCGGATCTCGGTTTTACGGTCTGGCTGCTGTGGCCGGGCATGGCGCTGATGCTGCTTTATCACCTTGTGATTGACGGCGCGCTGGTGCTGGCGGGCTGGCACAGCCTCGTCTGGTGCCTCGCGCTGCCTTGCGCGCTGTGGCTGCTGCACCGCGATGGCGCAACGCTGCCGGCGCGTCTGCAGCAAGGGCTGCATTTGACGCTATTCTGGATGCTGCTGTTGGCCACGGGTATGGAAACCTGGTGGTTTACCGACAGCCTGCCATGGGGCAGCGAAGCGTGGCAGGCAGGGATTATCCTCGCCGTCAGCGCGATTATTGTGCTGGTGGTGAATCAGGCCATCCGGCGCGGATGGTGGCCTTGTGCGCAGTGGCCTGCGCTTTACGGCGGGCCGGGTCTGGCACCAGTTGCACCAGTGCTGGGGCTGTTGTTGCTTGTGGACAACCTGATGGACGGTGTCGCGATTCACTGGCCATACCTTCCGCTTATTAACCCGCTGGAACTTGGCGCGGGCTTCGGCCTGATGGCGCTGCTGGTCTGGTGGCGACTGCTCATACGTTTCTGGGCATCGCGTTTGCAACAGGTGCAGCCGTGGGCGCCGCTTGCCTGGTTTGCGCTGCTTTTCTGGTGGGGCAACGGGCTGGTGCTGCGTACGCTGGCCTGGGCGGGCGATATTCCCTGGCAGACTGATGCGCTGTGGACGTCCCGCCTGGTGCAGACGACCTTTGCGCTGCTCTGGATGCTGCTGGCATTGCTGGTGATGGTGAGTGCGACCCGTAAAGGCGCGCGTCAGGCCTGGTTCTGTGGCGCGGGTCTGCTGGGCGTGGTGATCGTGAAGCTCATGTTGGTAGACAGCGCGGGCGGCGGCGGGCTTGCACGCGCGGTCGCGTTTATCGGCGTTGCAGTGCTGGTGTTGATTGTGGGTTATTTTTCTCCGCTGCCGCCGAAAGCGGCGCAGCCGGGCAATGTTCGTCAGGGAGAGGCAGGATGA
- the yajC gene encoding preprotein translocase subunit YajC: MSFFISDAVAAAGAPGQSSPLSLVLMLVVFGLIFYFMILRPQQKRTKEHKNLMSSIAKGDEVLTNGGLVGRVTKVAENGYIAIALNDTTEVVIKRDFVAAVLPKGTMKAL; the protein is encoded by the coding sequence ATGAGCTTTTTTATTTCTGATGCGGTAGCGGCGGCAGGTGCTCCGGGGCAAAGCAGCCCGTTGTCACTGGTTCTGATGCTGGTAGTTTTTGGTCTGATCTTCTACTTCATGATCCTGCGTCCGCAGCAGAAGCGCACCAAAGAGCATAAAAACCTGATGAGCTCCATCGCGAAAGGCGATGAAGTGCTGACTAATGGTGGTCTGGTTGGCCGCGTGACCAAAGTAGCGGAAAACGGCTACATTGCTATCGCCCTGAACGACACCACTGAAGTGGTTATCAAGCGTGACTTCGTCGCAGCCGTCCTGCCGAAAGGCACCATGAAGGCGCTGTAA
- the queA gene encoding tRNA preQ1(34) S-adenosylmethionine ribosyltransferase-isomerase QueA — MRLTDFSFELPESLIAHYPQAQRSACRLLSLDGPTGNLTHGTFTDLLDKLNPGDLLVFNNTRVIPARLFGRKASGGKIEVLVERMLDDHRVLAHIRASKAPKPGAELLLGDDESVNATMTARHDALFEVQFNDERPVLDILNSIGHMPLPPYIERPDEESDRELYQTVYSQKPGAVAAPTAGLHFDEPLLERLRAKGIEMAFVTLHVGAGTFQPVRAESIEDHVMHSEYAEVPQEVVDAVSAAKARGNKVVAVGTTSVRSLESAAQAAKDALIAPFFGDTQIFIYPGYQYKVIDALVTNFHLPESTLIMLVSAFAGYKHTMNAYREAVKAEYRFFSYGDAMYITYNPQAIHERPGA; from the coding sequence ATGCGTTTGACCGATTTCTCCTTTGAACTACCCGAATCCTTGATAGCTCATTATCCGCAAGCCCAGCGCAGCGCGTGTCGCCTGCTGTCGCTCGACGGGCCGACGGGAAATCTCACGCACGGCACTTTCACCGATTTGCTCGATAAGCTCAACCCCGGCGACCTGCTGGTCTTTAACAATACCCGCGTGATCCCGGCGCGCCTGTTTGGCCGCAAGGCGAGCGGCGGCAAGATAGAAGTACTGGTAGAGCGTATGTTAGACGACCATCGCGTGTTGGCCCATATCCGTGCTTCTAAGGCCCCGAAACCGGGGGCGGAACTGCTGTTAGGCGATGATGAAAGCGTAAACGCGACGATGACTGCGCGCCACGACGCGCTGTTTGAAGTGCAGTTCAATGATGAGCGTCCGGTGCTGGATATTCTCAACAGCATCGGCCATATGCCGCTGCCGCCGTATATTGAACGTCCGGATGAAGAATCTGACCGCGAGCTTTATCAGACCGTTTACAGCCAGAAACCTGGTGCCGTCGCCGCACCGACTGCGGGCCTGCACTTTGACGAGCCGCTGCTTGAGCGCCTGCGCGCGAAAGGTATTGAGATGGCGTTTGTTACGCTGCACGTCGGCGCAGGCACGTTCCAGCCGGTGCGCGCCGAGAGCATTGAAGATCATGTGATGCACTCCGAATACGCGGAAGTGCCGCAGGAAGTGGTCGACGCGGTGAGCGCAGCAAAAGCGCGCGGCAATAAAGTGGTGGCTGTTGGCACTACGTCGGTGCGCTCGCTGGAAAGCGCAGCTCAGGCGGCGAAAGATGCGCTGATTGCGCCGTTTTTCGGTGACACCCAGATTTTTATCTATCCGGGCTATCAGTACAAAGTGATCGACGCGCTGGTGACGAACTTCCACCTGCCGGAATCGACGCTCATTATGCTGGTATCCGCGTTCGCAGGTTACAAGCACACCATGAACGCCTACCGCGAAGCGGTGAAAGCGGAGTATCGTTTTTTTAGTTACGGCGATGCGATGTATATCACGTACAATCCGCAGGCCATTCATGAGCGTCCGGGCGCGTAA
- the acpH gene encoding ACP phosphodiesterase encodes MNFLAHLHLAHLARSSLPGNLMADFVRGKPDEVYPADVVAGIYMHRRVDVLTDNLPEVREAREWFRPETRRVAPVTLDVMWDHFLSRHWAQISPDLPLAQFLAHAHALILPTLPDAPERFVNLNEVLWRERWMERYREMTFIARVLNGMATRRPKLAALRDSWEDLDTHYAALERQFWRFYPQMMERARQQTL; translated from the coding sequence ATGAATTTTCTCGCCCATCTTCATCTCGCGCATCTTGCGCGCAGTTCGCTGCCTGGCAACCTGATGGCGGACTTTGTGCGTGGCAAACCGGACGAGGTCTATCCGGCAGATGTCGTGGCGGGAATTTACATGCACCGGCGTGTGGATGTGCTCACCGATAACCTGCCTGAAGTGCGCGAGGCGCGCGAGTGGTTTCGCCCGGAAACCCGCCGCGTGGCGCCGGTCACGCTGGATGTCATGTGGGATCACTTTCTCTCGCGCCACTGGGCGCAAATTTCGCCCGACCTGCCGCTGGCGCAGTTTTTGGCGCACGCGCACGCGTTGATCCTGCCCACGCTGCCTGACGCGCCGGAGCGCTTTGTAAATCTCAACGAGGTTCTCTGGCGCGAACGCTGGATGGAGCGCTACCGCGAGATGACGTTTATCGCCCGCGTGCTTAACGGCATGGCGACCCGCCGTCCGAAACTTGCGGCCCTGCGCGACTCCTGGGAGGATCTGGATACCCATTACGCCGCGCTGGAGCGCCAGTTCTGGCGCTTTTATCCACAGATGATGGAGCGCGCGCGTCAGCAGACGCTCTGA